The following proteins come from a genomic window of Mycolicibacterium rufum:
- the ripD gene encoding NlpC/P60 family peptidoglycan-binding protein RipD: MRRVRVFVVLVLGFALLMATPGLAAAQPARSATNQKAVEIVIARALSQRGVPFAYGGGGASGPSKGTVAAPTADPAQPDQAGVDASALDLTTPGLNLPAAAPAAAPAPAPRVEVVGFDASGLMVYSYAGVGVKLPRSSGEMYKVGQKVMPSLALPGDLLFYGPEGTQSVALFIGNGKMVETTDSGVAVSDVRTKDMTPYLVRIIA; encoded by the coding sequence ATGCGACGCGTTCGTGTGTTTGTAGTCCTCGTGCTCGGCTTCGCCCTTCTGATGGCGACGCCCGGCCTGGCGGCGGCTCAGCCCGCACGGTCGGCGACGAACCAGAAGGCGGTCGAGATCGTGATCGCTCGCGCGCTCTCGCAGCGCGGCGTCCCGTTCGCCTACGGAGGCGGCGGCGCCTCGGGTCCGAGCAAGGGCACCGTGGCGGCGCCCACCGCCGATCCCGCGCAGCCCGACCAGGCCGGGGTGGACGCTTCGGCACTCGATCTGACCACCCCAGGGTTGAATCTGCCCGCCGCGGCCCCTGCTGCCGCACCGGCGCCGGCGCCCCGCGTCGAGGTCGTCGGCTTCGACGCCTCGGGGCTCATGGTCTACTCCTACGCCGGGGTGGGAGTGAAGCTGCCGCGGTCCTCCGGCGAGATGTACAAGGTGGGCCAGAAGGTCATGCCGTCGCTCGCGCTGCCCGGTGACCTGCTCTTCTACGGTCCCGAGGGCACGCAGAGCGTCGCGTTGTTCATCGGCAACGGCAAGATGGTCGAGACCACCGACTCCGGGGTCGCGGTGTCCGACGTGCGGACCAAGGACATGACGCCCTATCTGGTGCGCATCATCGCCTGA
- a CDS encoding fatty acyl-AMP ligase — MNRRTGRSIPISAGLLQVEDCLDADGRIDLPDGTTFVSLIDRNIAHVGDEVAYRYLDFSGAGTHVSEITWTRLGVRMGAVAARVQQAAAPGERVAVLAPQGLDYIAGFFAAIKAGTVAVPLFAPELPGHAERLDIALRDSRPAAVLTTAAARAAVQAFLEQLTGLRRPEIITIDDVPDDAAVDFVPTTIDVDDVSHLQYTGGATRPPAGVEITHRAVGTNLVQMILSIDLLDRNTHGVSWLPLYHDMGLSMIGFPAVYGGHSTLMSPTAFVRRPLRWIEALSEGSATGRVVTAAPNFAYEWTAARGVPAADAGIDLTNVVLIIGSEPVSVDAIAAFDRVFTPFGLPRTAFKPSYGIAEATLLVATIAPAAQAQVLYVDRDELAAGTAVPVPADHDLAAAHVSCGQVARSQWCVIVDPDTGRELPDGQVGEPWLQGDNIARGYWDRPQETQQTFGARLTGTLANGSHAAGADLDRTWLRTGDLGFHLDGELYITGRIADVVVVGGRRYSPHDLEATAAGASPIVRRGYVAAFAVQDGDEERLVIVAERAAGTARVDPAEAVAAIEAAVRERHHAAVTDVRIVAAGTIPRTTSGKLARRACRAAYLDGVFDDRAITPRV, encoded by the coding sequence ATGAATCGCCGTACGGGCCGGTCGATCCCGATCAGTGCGGGCCTGCTGCAGGTGGAGGACTGCCTCGACGCCGACGGCCGGATCGACCTGCCCGACGGCACCACGTTCGTCTCGCTGATCGACCGCAACATCGCCCATGTCGGTGACGAGGTCGCCTACCGCTACCTCGATTTCTCCGGCGCGGGCACGCACGTCTCCGAGATCACCTGGACCCGGCTGGGCGTGCGGATGGGGGCCGTGGCGGCCCGGGTGCAGCAGGCGGCGGCGCCGGGGGAGCGGGTTGCGGTGCTCGCGCCTCAGGGCCTCGACTACATCGCCGGGTTCTTCGCCGCGATCAAGGCCGGAACGGTGGCGGTGCCGCTCTTCGCCCCCGAATTGCCCGGCCACGCCGAACGTCTCGACATCGCGCTGCGGGATTCGCGACCTGCGGCGGTGTTGACCACGGCAGCGGCTCGCGCGGCGGTGCAGGCGTTCCTCGAGCAGCTGACCGGGCTGCGGCGGCCCGAGATCATCACGATCGACGACGTGCCCGACGACGCGGCGGTGGACTTCGTGCCGACGACGATCGACGTCGACGACGTCTCGCACCTGCAGTACACGGGCGGCGCGACGCGCCCGCCCGCCGGGGTGGAGATCACCCACCGCGCTGTCGGCACCAACCTGGTGCAGATGATCCTGTCCATCGATCTTCTCGACCGCAACACCCATGGGGTCAGCTGGCTGCCGCTCTATCACGACATGGGGCTGTCGATGATCGGCTTCCCGGCGGTCTACGGCGGCCACTCGACGCTGATGTCGCCGACCGCCTTCGTGCGCAGACCACTGCGCTGGATCGAGGCGCTGTCGGAGGGGTCGGCGACCGGTCGCGTGGTCACCGCGGCGCCGAACTTCGCCTACGAGTGGACCGCGGCCCGGGGTGTGCCTGCGGCGGACGCCGGCATCGACCTGACCAACGTGGTGCTGATCATCGGATCCGAGCCGGTGAGCGTCGACGCCATTGCCGCGTTCGACAGAGTCTTCACACCGTTCGGGCTGCCGCGCACGGCCTTCAAACCGTCGTACGGCATCGCCGAGGCGACGCTCCTCGTCGCGACGATCGCCCCCGCCGCACAGGCTCAGGTCCTCTACGTCGACCGCGACGAACTGGCCGCAGGCACCGCCGTACCCGTTCCCGCCGACCACGACCTCGCGGCCGCGCACGTGTCGTGCGGTCAGGTGGCGCGCAGTCAGTGGTGCGTGATCGTCGACCCGGACACCGGCCGCGAACTGCCCGACGGGCAGGTGGGCGAGCCGTGGCTGCAGGGCGACAACATCGCCCGCGGCTACTGGGACCGCCCACAGGAGACACAGCAGACGTTCGGGGCGCGTCTGACCGGCACCCTGGCCAACGGCAGCCACGCCGCCGGTGCGGACCTGGATCGAACGTGGTTGCGCACAGGCGATCTCGGGTTCCATCTGGACGGCGAGCTCTACATCACCGGCCGGATCGCCGACGTGGTGGTCGTCGGCGGACGGCGGTACTCCCCGCACGATCTCGAAGCGACCGCGGCCGGCGCGTCACCGATCGTGCGGCGCGGCTACGTCGCCGCCTTCGCCGTGCAGGACGGCGACGAGGAGCGGCTCGTGATCGTCGCCGAGCGCGCGGCGGGCACCGCGCGCGTGGATCCCGCAGAGGCCGTGGCGGCGATCGAAGCCGCTGTGCGGGAGCGTCATCACGCTGCGGTGACCGACGTGCGCATCGTGGCAGCAGGCACCATCCCGAGAACGACCAGCGGGAAGCTGGCGCGGCGGGCCTGCCGCGCGGCGTACCTGGACGGCGTGTTCGACGACCGGGCGATCACGCCGCGGGTGTGA
- the tenA gene encoding thiaminase II, producing MTSSIAAPPRIGSGLPDSWTSRLWTDIAGIFDAITAHPFITGLTDGTLDADAFTHYVAQDVHYLRAYARALAVVGAKAPTLADTALFARHAAEVLDVELELHGELLPALGLSAEAVDSVPVAPTTQAYNSYLIATVYDGGFADGLAAVLPCYWIYAEVGAELVHRGSADPRYQRWIDSYAGDEFAATVTDVLDLADRVGPTLTAAGEAAARAHFVATARYEWMFFDAAHRRETWPAPTTGTSAAQ from the coding sequence ATGACCTCGAGCATCGCGGCGCCGCCCCGTATCGGATCCGGCCTGCCGGACTCCTGGACGTCGCGGCTGTGGACCGACATCGCAGGCATCTTCGACGCGATCACCGCCCACCCGTTCATCACCGGGCTCACCGACGGCACGCTCGACGCCGACGCCTTCACCCACTACGTCGCCCAGGACGTGCACTATCTGCGCGCCTACGCCCGCGCGCTTGCCGTCGTCGGGGCGAAGGCGCCGACGCTCGCCGACACCGCGCTGTTCGCCCGGCACGCCGCCGAGGTGCTCGATGTCGAGCTCGAACTGCACGGCGAGCTGCTGCCCGCCCTGGGCCTGTCGGCCGAGGCGGTCGACAGCGTCCCCGTCGCCCCGACCACCCAGGCCTACAACAGCTATCTGATCGCCACCGTGTACGACGGCGGCTTCGCCGACGGGCTCGCCGCCGTGCTGCCGTGCTACTGGATCTACGCCGAGGTCGGCGCCGAACTGGTGCACCGCGGCTCGGCCGACCCGCGCTACCAGCGCTGGATCGACAGCTACGCCGGCGACGAGTTCGCCGCGACCGTCACCGATGTGCTCGACCTCGCCGACCGGGTGGGGCCGACGCTGACCGCAGCCGGTGAAGCCGCCGCCCGCGCCCACTTCGTCGCGACCGCCCGCTACGAGTGGATGTTCTTCGACGCCGCCCACCGCCGCGAGACGTGGCCCGCGCCGACCACGGGCACATCCGCCGCGCAGTGA
- the upp gene encoding uracil phosphoribosyltransferase, with protein MVSTVSGVHLVDHPLVQHKITLMRRKDASTNTFRRLVHEVSALMAYEVLRDIGMHEVAVDTPMESTIGNVIDGKKLVFVSVLRAGTGILDGMLDVVPSARVGHIGLYREPKTLVTVEYYFKMPGDLAERDVVVLDPLLATGNSAVAAVDRVRECHPKSVKFVCLVTCPEGIAAMTQAHPDVPIYTAAVDRELDANGYILPGLGDVGDRIFGTK; from the coding sequence ATGGTTTCGACGGTCTCCGGAGTGCACCTGGTCGACCATCCGCTGGTGCAGCACAAGATCACCCTGATGCGCCGAAAGGACGCCTCCACCAATACCTTCCGCCGGCTGGTACACGAGGTGTCGGCGCTGATGGCCTACGAGGTGCTGCGCGACATCGGCATGCACGAGGTCGCGGTGGACACCCCGATGGAATCCACCATCGGCAACGTGATCGACGGCAAGAAACTGGTGTTCGTCTCGGTGCTGCGCGCGGGCACCGGGATCCTCGACGGCATGCTCGACGTCGTCCCGTCTGCCCGCGTCGGTCACATCGGGCTCTACCGGGAACCCAAAACGCTTGTCACCGTGGAGTACTACTTCAAGATGCCCGGTGATCTGGCCGAGCGTGATGTGGTGGTGCTCGACCCGCTGCTGGCCACCGGCAATTCCGCGGTCGCTGCTGTCGACCGGGTGCGCGAGTGCCACCCGAAGTCGGTGAAGTTCGTCTGCCTGGTGACCTGCCCCGAGGGCATCGCCGCGATGACGCAGGCGCACCCCGACGTACCGATCTACACCGCGGCCGTCGACCGCGAGCTCGATGCCAACGGCTACATCCTGCCCGGCCTGGGCGACGTCGGCGATCGGATCTTCGGCACGAAATAA
- a CDS encoding type II CAAX endopeptidase family protein — protein MDLAAPAPPHRWGLGAFLAVEAVYLVSALALAVLLRRAGASSVVPVALGVALPTALAAGCALAVTLLRGNGPRADLSIHGTWRGVGVGLLFGVAGLLVTIPASVLWLSIVGDDVTSAAGDVFGDLRGTWAGALLVFAVVVVIAPVCEEILFRGLLWGAVAQRWGRWVALGVTTVVFAVAHLEWQRAPLLLIIGLPIGLARLYGGTLIASMVAHAVANLLPGLVLMLAVAGVTPAA, from the coding sequence GTGGACCTCGCCGCGCCGGCCCCGCCGCATCGCTGGGGACTGGGCGCCTTCCTCGCCGTCGAAGCCGTCTATCTGGTCTCGGCGCTGGCGCTGGCCGTGCTGCTCCGCCGCGCCGGCGCCTCGTCGGTGGTGCCGGTGGCGCTCGGCGTCGCGCTGCCGACCGCACTGGCAGCCGGGTGCGCGCTGGCGGTCACCCTGCTGCGCGGCAACGGCCCCCGTGCCGATCTGAGCATCCACGGGACGTGGCGCGGAGTCGGTGTCGGGTTGCTGTTCGGCGTCGCCGGCCTGCTGGTCACGATCCCGGCGTCGGTGCTGTGGCTGTCGATCGTCGGCGACGACGTCACGTCGGCCGCCGGCGACGTGTTCGGCGACCTGCGCGGCACCTGGGCCGGGGCGCTGCTGGTGTTCGCGGTCGTGGTGGTCATCGCGCCGGTGTGCGAGGAGATCCTGTTCCGCGGACTGCTGTGGGGCGCTGTGGCACAGCGCTGGGGACGCTGGGTGGCGCTCGGTGTCACGACCGTGGTGTTCGCCGTCGCGCACCTGGAGTGGCAGCGCGCCCCGCTCCTGTTGATCATCGGGTTGCCGATCGGGCTTGCGCGCCTGTACGGCGGCACGCTGATCGCGAGCATGGTCGCCCACGCGGTGGCGAATCTGCTGCCGGGCCTGGTGCTGATGCTCGCCGTCGCCGGCGTCACACCCGCGGCGTGA
- a CDS encoding GTP cyclohydrolase II: protein MPTGHVRLTSHSGGTDAPALHWGAPTPAARGPVVGTTARAHRNVIGAHSGAYGVYRALAVAAGKLSPDHRADLTDTAPTDRIGPHPQWGDPATIVSLDPWGAMVTEAFAAEIAAGMDIRPTIAVTKAQVILPEVGDALGRGRLVPDGRVLLATGAAQVTKAAVEPVWHLPGVAARFGCSENDLRRVLFEETGGMYPELVTRPDLEVFLPPIGGQTVYIFGDPAHLADPSVELTARVHDECNGSDVFGSDICTCRPYLTHAIEECILGAQRGGVGLVAYSRKEGRALGEVTKFLVYNARKRQIGGDTADQYFARTECVAGVQDMRFQELMPDVLHWLGITKIHRLVSMSNMKYDAITGAGIEVGERVSIPDELIPADARVEMDAKMAAGYYTPGEVPDAEDLKRVKGRGLHG from the coding sequence ATGCCCACCGGTCACGTCCGACTGACGTCGCACAGCGGTGGCACCGACGCGCCGGCGCTGCACTGGGGCGCTCCGACGCCCGCCGCGCGCGGACCCGTCGTCGGCACCACCGCGCGGGCGCACCGCAACGTGATCGGCGCCCACAGCGGCGCGTACGGCGTCTACCGCGCGCTGGCGGTCGCGGCGGGCAAGCTGTCCCCCGACCACCGCGCCGACCTCACCGACACCGCGCCGACCGACCGGATCGGACCGCACCCCCAGTGGGGCGACCCCGCGACGATCGTCAGCCTGGATCCGTGGGGAGCGATGGTGACCGAGGCGTTCGCCGCCGAGATCGCCGCCGGCATGGACATCCGCCCCACCATCGCGGTCACCAAGGCGCAGGTGATCCTGCCCGAGGTCGGCGATGCGCTCGGCCGAGGCCGGTTGGTCCCGGACGGGCGCGTGCTGCTCGCCACCGGCGCCGCGCAGGTCACCAAGGCCGCCGTCGAGCCCGTCTGGCACCTGCCGGGGGTGGCCGCCCGCTTCGGCTGCAGCGAAAACGACTTGCGCCGTGTGCTTTTCGAGGAGACCGGCGGCATGTATCCCGAGCTGGTGACCCGCCCTGACCTGGAGGTCTTCCTCCCGCCGATCGGCGGGCAGACCGTCTACATCTTCGGCGACCCGGCGCACCTGGCCGATCCCTCGGTCGAACTGACCGCCCGGGTGCACGACGAGTGCAACGGCTCCGACGTGTTCGGCTCCGACATCTGCACGTGCCGGCCCTATCTCACCCACGCGATCGAGGAGTGCATCCTGGGCGCCCAGCGCGGCGGCGTCGGCCTGGTGGCGTACTCCCGCAAGGAAGGCCGCGCGCTCGGTGAGGTGACGAAGTTCCTGGTCTACAACGCCCGTAAGCGGCAGATCGGCGGCGACACCGCCGACCAGTACTTCGCCCGCACGGAATGCGTTGCCGGAGTGCAGGACATGCGCTTCCAGGAGCTGATGCCCGACGTGCTGCACTGGCTGGGCATCACGAAGATCCACCGGCTGGTGTCGATGAGCAACATGAAGTACGACGCGATCACCGGCGCCGGTATCGAGGTCGGTGAGCGGGTGTCGATCCCCGACGAGTTGATCCCGGCCGACGCCCGCGTGGAGATGGACGCGAAGATGGCCGCCGGGTACTACACCCCCGGTGAGGTGCCCGACGCCGAGGACCTCAAACGCGTGAAAGGCAGGGGGCTGCACGGATGA
- the tpx gene encoding thiol peroxidase — protein MAQITLRGNPINTVGELPAVGSPAPGFSLTGTDLGAVGDDQFRGKPLLLNIFPSVDTPVCAASVRTFNERAAAAGGAVLCVSKDLPFAQKRFCGAEDIENVTPASAFRDSFGEDYGVTITDGPMAGLLARAVVVVGADGNVAYTELVPEIGQEPDYDAALAALGS, from the coding sequence ATGGCACAGATAACTTTGCGCGGAAACCCGATCAACACCGTCGGAGAGTTGCCCGCGGTCGGCTCGCCGGCGCCCGGCTTCTCCCTGACGGGGACCGATCTCGGCGCGGTCGGGGACGATCAGTTCCGCGGCAAGCCTCTGCTGCTCAACATCTTCCCGTCGGTCGACACCCCGGTGTGCGCGGCCAGCGTGCGCACGTTCAACGAGCGCGCCGCGGCGGCGGGCGGCGCAGTGCTGTGTGTGTCGAAGGATCTGCCCTTCGCTCAGAAGCGGTTCTGCGGAGCCGAGGACATCGAGAACGTGACGCCGGCGTCGGCGTTCCGGGACAGCTTCGGCGAGGACTACGGCGTCACGATCACCGACGGCCCGATGGCAGGGCTGCTGGCCCGCGCCGTCGTGGTGGTCGGCGCGGACGGCAACGTCGCCTACACCGAACTGGTGCCCGAGATCGGTCAGGAGCCCGACTACGACGCGGCGCTGGCCGCGCTCGGCTCGTGA
- a CDS encoding YdcF family protein, producing MALLVGAGPAQAAPPLVAKDFSKPAIVILGYGLKDNGTMRPILYTRVLTGLAVAQMFPQSPIIVTGGNPRNGRTEAGEMRKTLRILGFPEDRIIVEDRANSTVQNARFSVPLAEAADTSGIILVTSSSHQDRADGNFADAGGNVLATVSFPDGNPSINIAQFVRDVLSPFVAVT from the coding sequence ATGGCCCTGCTCGTCGGCGCCGGCCCCGCACAGGCCGCTCCGCCCCTGGTGGCCAAGGACTTCTCCAAGCCGGCGATCGTCATCCTCGGGTACGGGCTCAAGGACAACGGCACCATGCGGCCGATCCTCTACACGCGGGTCCTCACCGGCCTGGCCGTGGCACAGATGTTCCCGCAGTCGCCGATCATCGTGACGGGCGGCAATCCGCGCAACGGCCGCACCGAGGCGGGCGAGATGCGCAAGACGCTGCGCATCCTGGGTTTCCCGGAGGACCGGATCATCGTCGAGGACCGGGCCAACAGCACCGTGCAGAACGCCCGGTTCTCGGTGCCGCTGGCCGAAGCCGCCGACACCTCGGGGATCATCCTGGTGACCTCGTCGTCGCATCAGGACCGCGCCGACGGCAATTTCGCCGATGCCGGCGGCAACGTGCTTGCGACGGTGAGCTTTCCGGACGGCAACCCGTCGATCAACATCGCCCAGTTCGTGCGGGACGTGCTGAGTCCGTTCGTGGCGGTCACCTGA
- a CDS encoding DUF899 domain-containing protein, whose amino-acid sequence MTEPSALPPVVDAATWRAQLDELRAREKAATRELDAIAAQRRRLPMVEMPEYTLTGADGPVRLADIFEGRSQLIVYNHMWSDGQTWQCGGCTGFTSQFTRLEFLDSYDARFVIVTSGPIDEALAYKKRVGNPMAWYSSSDSPFATDVDAAPNTGFAVNVFLRDGDTVYRTWHTNGRGTEQLSHSFALIDLLPWGRQEVWQDSPEGWPQRPTYSGWLDSPEIARIYGDPGA is encoded by the coding sequence ATGACCGAACCGTCCGCCCTGCCTCCCGTCGTCGACGCCGCCACCTGGCGTGCGCAGCTCGACGAACTGCGGGCCCGCGAGAAGGCCGCGACCCGCGAACTCGATGCGATCGCCGCGCAGCGACGCCGGCTGCCGATGGTCGAGATGCCGGAGTACACGTTGACGGGCGCCGACGGCCCGGTGCGGCTCGCAGACATCTTCGAAGGCCGCTCGCAGCTCATCGTCTACAACCACATGTGGAGTGACGGTCAGACGTGGCAGTGCGGCGGCTGCACGGGCTTCACCTCCCAGTTCACCCGGCTCGAGTTCCTCGACAGCTACGACGCACGGTTCGTGATCGTCACGTCGGGGCCGATCGATGAGGCGCTGGCCTACAAGAAGCGGGTCGGCAACCCGATGGCCTGGTATTCATCGTCGGACAGCCCGTTCGCCACCGATGTGGACGCGGCGCCCAACACCGGCTTCGCGGTGAACGTGTTCCTGCGCGACGGCGATACCGTCTATCGCACCTGGCACACCAACGGCCGAGGCACCGAGCAGCTCAGCCATTCCTTCGCGCTGATCGATCTGCTGCCGTGGGGCCGTCAGGAGGTGTGGCAGGACTCGCCGGAGGGATGGCCGCAGCGGCCGACGTACTCCGGGTGGCTGGATTCCCCGGAGATCGCCCGCATCTACGGCGATCCCGGCGCCTGA
- a CDS encoding MOSC domain-containing protein, with translation MRIVAIHLAPGRRIPTRSVDSVVAEAGKGLVGDRYHGTRHRHVTLQSREALDAAAAQLGRPVDSGATRRNITVDAGEIPTTPGTRIRIGEVDLEVVRLSAPCRLLDDWIGPGAAAALHRRGGSVCRVLQGGTLHVGDDVDCAQD, from the coding sequence GTGCGTATCGTCGCGATCCATCTGGCCCCTGGGCGGCGCATCCCGACGCGCTCGGTCGACTCCGTCGTGGCCGAAGCAGGCAAAGGCCTGGTCGGCGACCGCTATCACGGCACCCGGCACCGCCACGTCACGCTGCAGTCGCGCGAGGCGCTCGACGCCGCGGCAGCGCAGCTGGGCCGTCCCGTCGACAGCGGCGCGACCCGCCGCAACATCACCGTCGACGCCGGGGAGATCCCCACCACGCCCGGCACCAGGATCCGGATCGGCGAGGTCGACCTGGAGGTGGTCCGGCTGTCCGCGCCGTGTCGCCTCCTCGACGACTGGATCGGCCCTGGCGCGGCCGCGGCCCTGCACCGGCGCGGCGGCTCGGTCTGCCGGGTGCTGCAGGGAGGAACGCTGCACGTCGGCGACGACGTCGACTGCGCGCAGGACTGA
- a CDS encoding URC4/urg3 family protein: MTVPAEAAHAVEVLRTTTAVRTRSAVLLDRARAGESRWFTVDDDALPRAADDVATLTRTRFPDLDIPLHSRWRHFEAGGVDRRAALDALLGDVDTPERARAMIDLTVVSVLLDAGAGPDWGYVENGVRYTRSEGLAVASWHAFTAGAFSGNADRPLQVDAAGLCALTVEGLAAALQVGPANPLVGLDGRVHLLRRLGDALADQPEVFGAAGRPGGLFDSSAAPSGAVDAHDLLVTLLTSMSRIWPSVNMIGDVPLGDCWRHDAVGGPGLTAGWLPFHKLSQWLTYSLIEPLGWAGVTVTGVEALTGLPEYRNGGLLLDTGVLRLRDPGAAERAWTPADEPVVEWRGLTVALLDKLAPLVRARLGTDAARLPLACVLEGGTWAAGRAVAQRLRDGQPPLSILSDGTVF; encoded by the coding sequence ATGACCGTGCCCGCCGAGGCGGCCCACGCCGTCGAGGTGCTGCGCACCACGACCGCGGTGCGGACCCGCTCGGCGGTGCTGCTCGACCGAGCCCGCGCCGGTGAATCCCGCTGGTTCACGGTGGACGATGACGCGCTGCCCCGCGCCGCCGACGACGTCGCCACGCTCACCCGCACCCGGTTCCCGGACCTCGACATCCCGCTGCACAGCCGGTGGCGCCACTTCGAGGCCGGCGGCGTCGACCGGCGCGCCGCCCTCGACGCCCTGCTGGGCGACGTCGACACCCCCGAGCGCGCCCGCGCGATGATCGACCTGACCGTGGTGAGCGTGCTGCTCGACGCCGGCGCAGGCCCGGACTGGGGCTACGTCGAGAACGGTGTCCGGTACACCCGCTCGGAGGGTCTCGCGGTCGCCAGCTGGCACGCCTTCACCGCCGGGGCGTTCTCCGGGAACGCCGACCGGCCCCTGCAGGTGGACGCGGCAGGGCTGTGTGCGCTGACGGTCGAGGGTCTGGCCGCGGCGCTGCAGGTGGGCCCGGCCAATCCGCTGGTCGGCCTCGACGGGCGGGTGCACCTGCTGCGCCGGCTCGGTGACGCGCTGGCCGACCAGCCCGAGGTGTTCGGCGCCGCCGGCCGGCCGGGCGGCCTGTTCGACTCGTCGGCCGCGCCGTCGGGCGCCGTCGACGCGCATGACCTGCTCGTGACGCTGCTGACCTCGATGTCGCGAATCTGGCCGTCCGTCAACATGATCGGCGATGTGCCGCTGGGCGACTGCTGGCGCCACGACGCCGTCGGCGGGCCGGGCCTGACCGCGGGCTGGCTGCCGTTCCACAAGCTGTCGCAGTGGCTCACCTACTCGCTGATCGAGCCGCTGGGCTGGGCCGGCGTCACGGTCACCGGTGTGGAGGCGCTCACCGGGCTGCCCGAGTACCGCAACGGCGGTCTGCTGCTCGACACCGGGGTGCTGCGGCTGCGCGACCCCGGCGCCGCCGAGCGCGCCTGGACCCCGGCCGACGAACCCGTGGTCGAATGGCGTGGGCTGACGGTGGCCCTGCTCGACAAACTGGCGCCGCTGGTGCGTGCCCGGCTCGGCACCGACGCGGCGCGCCTGCCGCTGGCGTGCGTGCTCGAAGGCGGCACCTGGGCGGCGGGCCGGGCGGTAGCCCAACGATTGCGCGACGGGCAGCCGCCGCTGTCGATCCTCAGTGACGGGACGGTGTTCTAG